A part of Paenibacillus donghaensis genomic DNA contains:
- a CDS encoding HD-GYP domain-containing protein, which yields MRVHVSDLKPGNSLKSDTFSSRGLHVLPKGSQLQIDEIAKLMLHGVDYVDIEDEPPAPVSRPVIIQEVASSLDNMMDGFESLYMEALMKGSFSQSAVDDILQPSLQSLDKHKDVVSLLLLLDREDNYTYNHSLQVGMLSYYLATWLGYSKQECYDIGRAGYLIDIGKCRISPALLNKPGKLTPHEFTEIQLHTQYGYEIISNSMQDPFTALVALQHHEREDGSGYPNRLTGSQIHPYAQIAAVADIYSAMTSERVYQSKQELITVLREINNLSFGKLNGKPVQAFIQHLMPNFIGKRVLLSTGDLGIIVMNNPLDVFRPLVQSEGQFLDLARDRKMAIVEIYME from the coding sequence TTGAGAGTACACGTTTCGGACCTAAAGCCCGGGAATTCCCTGAAATCGGACACCTTTAGTTCCAGAGGTCTTCATGTCCTCCCCAAGGGATCACAGCTCCAGATCGACGAGATTGCCAAGCTTATGCTGCATGGTGTCGATTATGTGGACATTGAAGATGAACCCCCTGCTCCCGTGAGCAGACCCGTGATCATACAGGAGGTAGCTTCAAGCCTGGATAACATGATGGACGGGTTCGAATCGCTCTATATGGAAGCGCTTATGAAGGGCAGCTTCAGCCAATCCGCGGTTGATGATATTCTTCAGCCATCGCTGCAGTCCCTGGACAAGCACAAGGATGTCGTTTCACTTCTGCTGCTGCTGGACCGCGAGGATAACTACACCTATAATCATTCCTTACAGGTCGGCATGTTATCCTATTACCTGGCTACCTGGCTGGGATACTCCAAGCAGGAATGCTACGATATTGGCCGGGCCGGCTATCTGATCGACATCGGCAAATGCCGGATCTCCCCTGCACTTCTGAATAAGCCCGGCAAGCTGACCCCGCATGAATTCACCGAGATTCAACTACATACTCAGTACGGCTATGAAATTATCAGCAATTCGATGCAGGACCCTTTCACCGCGCTCGTTGCCCTGCAGCATCATGAACGCGAGGATGGCTCCGGCTATCCGAACCGGCTCACAGGCTCACAGATTCACCCTTATGCCCAGATCGCTGCCGTGGCCGATATTTACAGCGCCATGACCTCGGAGCGTGTCTACCAGTCCAAGCAGGAGCTGATCACCGTGCTGCGCGAGATTAACAACCTCAGCTTCGGCAAGCTGAACGGCAAGCCGGTGCAGGCCTTTATCCAGCATCTGATGCCGAACTTCATCGGCAAACGTGTATTGCTGAGCACCGGCGACCTGGGCATCATTGTGATGAACAACCCGCTGGACGTGTTCCGCCCGCTTGTGCAGAGCGAAGGCCAGTTTCTTGACCTTGCCCGCGATCGCAAGATGGCGATTGTGGAGATTTATATGGAGTGA
- a CDS encoding extracellular solute-binding protein produces MKRKIGVMMLSSMMLAGLLSGCSGNSENGAGKNTASSDPESTPEAALTEIPLPITTEPLTIEYWRANDAKLTASMETFAGMASYKKKEELTGIKVNFTHPPLGQQKDQFNLLVATKELPDVIYYNWADAVGGPEKMIEDGRIIRLNELVDQYAPNLKKIIESDPEVRKQITLDDGTIYMFPLMKLDALKLNATSGLIMRQDWLDKLALKAPTTIDEWYTVLKAFKEKDPNGNGKADELPFTGNWGPGDLTKLNDFAPAFGVIGGFQMNGDKVEFGPLQPGYRSYLETMSKWYAEGLIDPEIMTNDGKAFDYKVTNNLAGAYQGGVFSGMGKYLNLMKDEDPNFNLTGVPWAVSPNGTAYATFNMNAKVLTYGEAITASADKDQLKYIVQWMDFNYSPQGSDLFNFGIEGESYVKEGEAIKFTDTIINNPQGLTYDQALASYALSIMDGPINQDSRYLDALLFNEGQKQANTVWMKASSDLTLPPIRLTMDEASKSTSIMSQVNTYLNETMTAIISGQKPLTEYDKMVTTIQGMGIDEVIKVHQAAYVRYLAK; encoded by the coding sequence TTGAAAAGAAAAATAGGGGTTATGATGTTATCTTCCATGATGCTTGCAGGACTGCTCTCGGGATGTTCAGGTAATTCAGAGAATGGGGCAGGTAAGAATACAGCCTCATCAGATCCGGAGAGCACTCCTGAAGCCGCATTGACAGAAATTCCGCTCCCAATCACCACAGAGCCGCTGACCATTGAATACTGGCGGGCCAATGACGCCAAGCTGACGGCGTCGATGGAGACTTTTGCCGGGATGGCGAGTTATAAGAAGAAAGAAGAGCTTACAGGCATTAAGGTTAATTTCACTCACCCTCCGCTGGGGCAACAGAAGGATCAGTTCAATCTGCTGGTAGCTACGAAGGAACTGCCGGATGTTATCTATTATAACTGGGCAGACGCAGTAGGCGGTCCGGAGAAAATGATTGAAGACGGGCGTATCATCCGTTTGAACGAGCTGGTAGACCAATATGCGCCGAACCTTAAGAAGATTATTGAGTCCGATCCCGAAGTCCGAAAACAAATTACCCTGGATGACGGCACGATCTATATGTTCCCGCTGATGAAGCTGGATGCGCTCAAATTGAATGCGACCTCCGGTCTGATTATGAGGCAGGATTGGCTGGACAAGCTGGCGCTGAAGGCGCCAACGACCATCGATGAATGGTATACGGTTCTGAAAGCGTTTAAAGAGAAGGACCCGAATGGCAACGGCAAGGCAGACGAGCTTCCGTTCACCGGTAACTGGGGACCTGGCGATTTAACGAAGCTGAATGATTTCGCGCCTGCTTTTGGAGTGATCGGCGGATTCCAGATGAACGGCGACAAGGTTGAATTCGGGCCGCTGCAGCCAGGGTACCGAAGCTACCTGGAGACCATGTCCAAATGGTATGCAGAAGGCTTGATTGATCCGGAAATTATGACCAATGACGGCAAAGCCTTCGATTACAAGGTAACCAATAATCTGGCCGGTGCCTATCAAGGCGGCGTGTTCAGCGGGATGGGCAAATATCTCAATCTGATGAAAGACGAGGATCCGAACTTTAACCTGACAGGTGTTCCGTGGGCGGTTTCTCCGAATGGTACAGCTTATGCAACATTTAACATGAACGCCAAGGTGCTGACCTACGGGGAAGCCATCACCGCCAGTGCCGACAAGGATCAGCTTAAATATATCGTGCAATGGATGGATTTCAACTACAGCCCGCAGGGCAGTGACCTGTTCAACTTCGGGATTGAAGGCGAAAGTTATGTGAAGGAAGGCGAAGCCATCAAGTTCACAGATACCATCATTAATAATCCGCAAGGCTTGACTTATGATCAGGCGCTGGCTTCTTATGCGCTCTCTATCATGGACGGTCCGATTAATCAGGATAGCCGCTATCTGGACGCGCTGCTGTTTAACGAAGGGCAGAAGCAAGCCAATACTGTCTGGATGAAGGCCAGCTCGGACCTGACTCTTCCTCCGATCCGGTTGACGATGGATGAAGCCAGCAAGAGCACATCCATTATGAGCCAGGTCAACACCTATCTGAACGAGACGATGACCGCAATCATTAGCGGACAGAAGCCGCTTACCGAATACGATAAGATGGTCACTACGATTCAGGGAATGGGCATTGATGAAGTAATTAAGGTTCATCAGGCAGCCTATGTACGTTATTTGGCCAAATAG
- a CDS encoding bifunctional metallophosphatase/5'-nucleotidase, whose product MGHVPNSLTLLHTNDIHSHFEMMSPLAQEIGAQREAAGEEPVLLLDIGDHMDRAAVETEGTMGQANIDMINLTAYDAVTIGNNEGLTFTPEMLALAYSGLLCPVVCCNFVEKATGRPPKWMKRHVILEKQGIKIGITGATAVFASFYELLGWDALDPEAELQKQCRLLAPQVDILIVLSHLGLPSDRMLAERLEGVHAILGGHTHHVLEEPLMINGTAVCGAGKFGRYLGQLRFGREQEGASFRFLSGGCITVDPALRDTLIAPAAAIHLERGREVLQETVAIIDRALPLDVQGESPFGNLLAQAVRRFTGSPLALVNTGQLLGPLPAGTVTTGMLHGLCPSPINPCIVKLTGLDIRTALEQSVTAEFRDKAIYGYGFRGHILGSLAVDGLKILYDPKAIPYDNSMTIWIGGDRLEDEREYNVGTLDMFTFRAGYESIANGREALFLLPHFLRDLLRMELQTPGSLEQCEIRRWEAVTP is encoded by the coding sequence ATGGGGCATGTGCCGAACAGCTTGACCCTACTGCACACCAATGATATACATAGCCATTTCGAGATGATGAGTCCGCTGGCGCAAGAGATCGGGGCACAGCGTGAAGCAGCCGGTGAAGAGCCGGTGCTGCTGCTGGATATCGGCGACCATATGGACCGTGCCGCCGTGGAGACGGAAGGCACCATGGGCCAGGCCAACATCGACATGATTAATCTGACTGCGTATGATGCAGTGACGATCGGCAACAATGAAGGACTGACCTTTACCCCGGAAATGCTGGCGTTGGCTTATTCGGGACTGCTCTGTCCGGTCGTCTGCTGCAATTTCGTGGAGAAGGCAACCGGCAGACCTCCGAAGTGGATGAAAAGGCATGTCATTCTGGAGAAGCAAGGAATCAAGATCGGGATTACAGGGGCTACTGCAGTGTTCGCATCATTCTATGAACTGCTTGGCTGGGACGCCCTCGATCCTGAAGCTGAACTACAGAAGCAGTGCCGGCTGCTGGCTCCTCAGGTGGATATATTGATTGTTCTTTCCCACCTGGGGCTGCCTTCCGACCGTATGCTGGCTGAGCGGCTTGAAGGCGTACATGCCATCTTGGGCGGACATACCCATCATGTGCTGGAAGAGCCGCTGATGATTAACGGGACTGCGGTGTGCGGTGCCGGTAAATTCGGCCGCTATCTGGGACAGCTGCGTTTCGGGCGGGAACAGGAAGGGGCTTCTTTCAGGTTTCTCTCAGGCGGATGCATTACGGTAGATCCGGCACTACGGGATACACTGATTGCACCGGCAGCGGCGATACATCTGGAGCGCGGACGTGAAGTGCTGCAGGAGACGGTGGCAATTATAGACCGTGCACTGCCGCTGGATGTTCAGGGCGAATCGCCCTTTGGCAACCTGCTCGCACAGGCTGTGCGCCGTTTTACAGGCAGTCCGCTAGCTCTGGTCAACACGGGACAGCTGCTGGGCCCGCTGCCTGCGGGCACCGTTACAACCGGGATGCTGCATGGCTTATGCCCTTCACCGATTAATCCCTGCATTGTCAAGCTGACTGGGCTTGATATCCGCACAGCGCTGGAACAGAGCGTTACTGCAGAATTTCGCGACAAGGCCATCTACGGGTATGGGTTCCGCGGACATATCCTGGGCAGCCTGGCGGTCGACGGACTAAAGATCTTGTACGATCCAAAGGCCATACCGTATGATAACAGTATGACCATTTGGATCGGTGGGGACAGGCTGGAGGATGAACGCGAGTACAACGTGGGCACGCTCGATATGTTCACTTTCCGAGCGGGATATGAGAGCATTGCCAATGGGCGGGAAGCCTTGTTTCTGCTGCCTCATTTCCTGCGGGATTTGCTGCGGATGGAACTGCAGACCCCCGGCAGTCTGGAGCAGTGTGAGATTCGGCGGTGGGAGGCTGTCACGCCTTAA
- a CDS encoding undecaprenyl-diphosphate phosphatase, with protein sequence MDTITAIILAIVEGITEFIPVSSTGHMILTSKLLGYNEQDSIMKTYEIVIQLGAILAIALVYRQRVLNLFGIGRSSRGRGGVMPASRLNLIHVFLGIAPALIVAFFARDFIKSLFGATTVLWALVAGGILMIVAEWFNRRKIRITAHELDDLSYGQALAIGLYQIISVLWPGFSRSGSTISGGMLSGVSYKASADFSFLIAIPIMCAASGYELLDSYRYFTSETIGDFVIGFLVSFVVAYGVVLLFMKLIQKIRLTHFAIYRFILAAVFWLFIMN encoded by the coding sequence ATGGACACTATCACAGCAATTATTCTGGCCATTGTGGAAGGCATTACCGAATTTATTCCGGTATCTTCTACAGGCCACATGATATTGACAAGCAAGCTGCTGGGCTATAACGAGCAGGATTCAATTATGAAGACTTATGAGATCGTGATTCAATTGGGAGCGATCCTGGCCATTGCGCTGGTCTACCGCCAGCGGGTGCTTAACTTGTTTGGAATCGGGCGCAGCAGCCGGGGAAGAGGCGGTGTGATGCCAGCTTCGCGGCTGAATCTGATTCATGTATTCCTGGGGATTGCCCCTGCACTTATTGTGGCATTCTTTGCCCGCGATTTCATCAAAAGCCTCTTCGGAGCGACTACCGTCCTCTGGGCCCTGGTGGCCGGGGGGATATTGATGATTGTCGCGGAATGGTTTAACCGCCGGAAGATCCGCATCACCGCACATGAGCTGGATGACCTGTCGTATGGACAGGCGCTGGCGATTGGCCTCTATCAGATTATCTCTGTGCTCTGGCCGGGCTTCTCGCGTTCCGGCTCCACGATCTCGGGCGGGATGCTGAGCGGGGTCAGCTACAAGGCTTCCGCCGATTTCTCCTTTCTGATTGCCATTCCGATCATGTGTGCGGCTTCGGGATATGAACTGCTTGATTCCTACCGTTATTTCACCAGTGAGACCATCGGTGATTTCGTCATCGGATTCCTGGTATCTTTCGTAGTGGCTTACGGTGTGGTACTCTTGTTCATGAAATTAATTCAGAAGATCCGCCTGACTCACTTCGCGATCTACCGCTTCATTCTTGCCGCGGTATTCTGGTTGTTCATTATGAATTAA
- a CDS encoding ABC transporter substrate-binding protein: MWRWALKFAVICLLSILGGCAGRTESGLHQTGAEQVNLRIAWWGNEYRNNATIQVIQRYEEQNPHVNIEYDYSAFNEYWKKLAPSAAGNVLPDIIQMDLSYLSEYGTLGLLEDLSPYVDNGWIDTGSISDDKLAGGKLGEQLYGVTLGLNALFSMYDPEVLKAYGLQPPDASWTWDDLETMGQKLKGTGIYLGTYLTPEQFFAYSLRQQGVSLFTKDGSSLGYQDDGLFVEYFGRMQRLMQDKLLFEPDIWTQDINDPDEDPFYKGQALFGWGYSNQFISTVQRYGKPLAIAPMPGPHNERGLFLKPSMFFSVAKNSKHKEEAARFINFFVNDLEANKLLKGERGVPVSSAIKEQLMPFVEPELAQVFDYVEWVEQHSSPMDPPGPIGTAEVTSVLREIYDLIMFNKMTPQKAAEEFRLRANGILSQNLQ, translated from the coding sequence ATGTGGAGATGGGCGTTGAAATTTGCAGTGATCTGTCTACTTTCTATTCTTGGCGGTTGTGCGGGACGTACAGAAAGCGGGCTGCACCAGACAGGAGCGGAGCAGGTCAACCTGAGGATCGCTTGGTGGGGCAACGAGTACAGGAACAATGCCACGATCCAGGTCATCCAGAGGTATGAGGAACAGAATCCGCATGTGAACATCGAATATGATTACAGCGCTTTTAATGAGTATTGGAAAAAGCTAGCTCCCAGTGCTGCCGGAAACGTCCTGCCGGATATTATACAGATGGATCTGTCGTATCTGTCCGAATATGGAACGCTTGGTTTGCTGGAGGATCTGTCCCCTTATGTGGACAACGGTTGGATTGATACCGGCAGTATCAGTGATGACAAGCTTGCCGGAGGCAAGCTGGGTGAGCAGCTGTATGGAGTTACACTTGGGCTGAATGCCTTGTTCAGCATGTATGATCCCGAAGTGCTCAAGGCTTATGGACTCCAGCCTCCGGATGCCTCTTGGACTTGGGACGATCTGGAAACCATGGGTCAGAAGCTGAAGGGAACAGGAATCTATCTGGGAACCTATTTGACGCCGGAGCAATTCTTCGCTTATTCCCTGAGGCAGCAGGGAGTATCACTGTTCACCAAGGATGGGAGCAGTCTGGGTTATCAGGACGATGGGCTGTTTGTCGAATATTTCGGCAGAATGCAGCGCCTGATGCAAGATAAGCTGCTGTTTGAGCCTGACATCTGGACGCAGGATATCAATGACCCGGATGAAGACCCATTTTACAAAGGGCAAGCGTTGTTTGGCTGGGGTTATTCCAACCAATTTATCAGTACCGTGCAGCGGTATGGCAAACCGTTGGCTATTGCGCCGATGCCGGGGCCTCACAATGAGCGGGGGCTCTTTCTGAAGCCAAGTATGTTCTTCTCCGTTGCCAAGAACTCGAAGCATAAGGAGGAGGCAGCCCGCTTCATCAATTTCTTCGTCAATGATTTGGAGGCCAACAAGCTCCTGAAGGGTGAGCGCGGCGTCCCGGTGTCATCGGCAATCAAGGAACAGCTCATGCCTTTCGTAGAGCCGGAGCTTGCTCAGGTGTTTGATTATGTGGAATGGGTTGAGCAGCACAGCAGTCCGATGGACCCGCCAGGACCGATAGGCACCGCAGAAGTGACAAGTGTCCTTCGTGAAATTTATGATCTGATTATGTTCAACAAAATGACACCACAGAAGGCAGCTGAGGAATTTCGGCTGCGGGCTAACGGGATTTTGTCACAGAATCTACAATGA
- a CDS encoding molybdenum cofactor biosynthesis protein MoaE yields MQLTIRLFAGLAEVMGASALPFHADDRAPLTAGRLKELLSAAYPAAASQIKVSLVAVDHEYAPEDTVITAAAEVALIPPVSGGEPAVVEATPDGLYSITELPLNAEALLEQVLDVNHGASLLFVGTTREMTGQQRTTALQYEAYVPMALSKLQTIGHEVRERWNASCAIAHRIGVVGLKEASVVIAVSAPHRDTCYEASRYAIEQLKQTVPVWKKDIGESSAEWGVSEQIIPLA; encoded by the coding sequence ATGCAACTTACCATTCGTCTTTTCGCCGGCCTGGCTGAAGTAATGGGTGCTTCTGCTCTGCCCTTTCATGCTGATGACAGGGCGCCACTAACTGCCGGCAGGCTGAAGGAGCTGCTCTCCGCCGCTTATCCCGCTGCCGCCTCGCAGATCAAGGTCTCTCTGGTTGCTGTTGATCATGAATACGCACCTGAGGATACCGTTATTACCGCAGCGGCAGAGGTGGCCTTGATTCCCCCGGTCTCGGGAGGCGAACCGGCTGTAGTCGAAGCTACGCCCGATGGCCTGTACAGCATCACTGAACTGCCGCTGAACGCAGAAGCCTTGCTGGAGCAGGTGCTGGATGTCAATCATGGCGCTTCCCTGCTGTTCGTCGGCACCACACGCGAGATGACCGGCCAGCAGCGCACTACGGCGCTGCAGTACGAAGCATATGTGCCGATGGCGCTGTCTAAGCTGCAGACCATCGGGCATGAGGTCCGCGAACGCTGGAACGCCAGCTGCGCCATTGCCCACCGGATCGGAGTCGTTGGCCTGAAGGAGGCCAGCGTGGTAATCGCCGTTTCCGCCCCTCACAGAGATACATGCTATGAAGCCAGCCGTTATGCCATTGAACAATTGAAGCAGACCGTTCCCGTGTGGAAAAAGGATATTGGCGAAAGCTCAGCCGAGTGGGGTGTTTCCGAGCAGATTATTCCGTTGGCTTGA
- a CDS encoding sensor histidine kinase, which produces MKLYRNLSIKSKVFLMIILIMILIITLAFSSLYYAYSVYDRQLYNKSYRLLNLSSTTVDLELKKLEAVSLAIIADRQIQKSLKDLLNEDADYSAYLTRQTIVDRLWSHISMAERYVQSVQLIDSKGKVNRYGETITIPEDKYARMIDAAHEGGGAVRWLYPDDVDPMLIMVREVRSYEPMTLEKIGILYLRINIERLAQDYAGVASEDSDIILKSGQELVYPYGKVLPSVAAALQPLNAGDGYEIKEMNGDIAFVSQKHSSYTGWTYYNFVRYNDIFEKTVWLKNTMIVVFVLAIVIVCALGMGFARNLTKPIRLLISQMKEVQYGDLDHMDSHLSAPAIQQMDEVGLLQRTFRLMIARINTLIKENYANQLVIKETEFKALQAQINPHFLYNTLDSIHWLAKKSKHTQISSMVISLGYLLRSSISLKQNVITVAEELEIVKHYITIQKHRFQHRLDFHMNVPETFYGVSLPKLTLQPLLENAIQYGVETMIEPCRITLSAELMDDKFALIVEDLGPGMEEEFLQRVLRGEVQTRGTGIGLLNIRDRIQLAFGEDYGIRVESVAGAWTRVIVLLPFPQEV; this is translated from the coding sequence ATGAAGCTGTACCGGAATTTAAGCATCAAATCCAAGGTCTTCCTGATGATTATTCTAATCATGATTCTGATCATAACACTTGCCTTCAGCTCGCTGTATTATGCCTATTCGGTCTATGATCGGCAGCTGTACAACAAGTCCTACCGGCTGCTCAATTTGTCATCGACAACTGTTGATCTGGAACTTAAGAAACTGGAAGCGGTCTCATTGGCGATTATTGCTGATCGACAAATCCAGAAGTCGCTCAAGGATCTGCTTAATGAGGATGCCGACTACTCGGCGTATCTCACCCGGCAGACGATTGTGGATCGATTATGGTCTCATATCAGTATGGCTGAGCGTTATGTGCAATCCGTGCAGTTGATTGATTCTAAGGGCAAAGTCAATCGTTACGGGGAAACGATTACAATCCCTGAGGATAAATATGCAAGGATGATTGATGCTGCCCATGAGGGGGGCGGGGCGGTCCGCTGGCTATATCCCGACGATGTTGACCCGATGCTGATTATGGTGCGGGAAGTGCGGAGCTATGAGCCTATGACACTGGAGAAGATTGGGATCTTGTACCTGCGCATCAATATCGAGAGGTTGGCTCAGGATTACGCCGGTGTTGCCTCGGAGGACAGTGATATTATCCTGAAATCAGGCCAGGAGCTGGTCTATCCCTACGGAAAAGTATTGCCTTCTGTAGCCGCCGCCTTACAGCCTCTGAACGCGGGGGATGGTTACGAAATCAAGGAAATGAATGGAGACATCGCTTTTGTATCGCAGAAGCATTCTTCCTATACCGGATGGACCTATTATAATTTTGTTCGCTATAATGATATTTTTGAGAAGACTGTGTGGCTGAAGAATACGATGATTGTTGTCTTTGTGCTGGCGATCGTGATTGTGTGCGCGCTGGGCATGGGCTTCGCCCGTAATCTGACCAAGCCGATCAGGCTGCTGATCAGCCAGATGAAAGAGGTGCAATATGGTGATCTGGACCATATGGACAGTCATTTGTCTGCCCCGGCCATTCAACAGATGGATGAGGTTGGGCTGCTGCAGCGCACCTTCCGTCTGATGATCGCCCGCATCAACACCTTGATCAAGGAGAATTATGCGAATCAGCTGGTAATTAAAGAGACGGAATTCAAAGCGCTGCAGGCTCAGATCAACCCCCATTTCTTGTACAACACGCTGGATTCCATCCATTGGCTGGCTAAAAAAAGTAAACATACCCAGATTTCAAGCATGGTGATTTCACTAGGCTATCTGCTGCGCTCATCGATTAGCCTGAAGCAGAATGTGATCACGGTGGCTGAAGAGCTTGAGATTGTCAAACATTATATTACCATTCAGAAGCACCGATTTCAGCACCGCCTTGATTTTCATATGAATGTCCCTGAGACCTTTTATGGAGTCTCTCTTCCCAAGCTGACGCTGCAGCCTTTACTGGAGAATGCAATCCAATATGGAGTCGAGACGATGATTGAGCCGTGCAGGATTACCCTGTCTGCAGAACTGATGGACGATAAATTTGCGCTTATCGTAGAGGACCTTGGTCCGGGCATGGAAGAAGAATTCCTGCAGCGGGTGCTCAGAGGAGAAGTTCAGACCAGGGGAACGGGAATCGGGTTGTTGAACATTCGGGACCGGATTCAGCTGGCATTCGGAGAAGATTATGGCATACGGGTTGAGAGCGTAGCGGGGGCTTGGACCAGAGTGATTGTTCTTCTGCCGTTTCCTCAGGAGGTGTAG